A genome region from Oncorhynchus clarkii lewisi isolate Uvic-CL-2024 unplaced genomic scaffold, UVic_Ocla_1.0 unplaced_contig_9428_pilon_pilon, whole genome shotgun sequence includes the following:
- the LOC139396595 gene encoding uncharacterized protein C8orf76-like: MEIFGSTFDDSVFEESRAKPTVVALSTYNAKFCEAEWFGESIDTEDILEVQKIFKFRADMAYRRKNFQEALNAYTTCLSYIPDGNLAIRRDIMEGMARCCCHLGKRVEALEITETLKNEASNTCHLTGLLHLTANVHERFGDLRSQATCLQQLCSLHPYHQWHWMKLAESYLHLLQSLSTPSGSSPLQQGDGVEPKPDSQTEEQLKEERDGVWLKACMCFVRARLLLRALKGQQSSFVLQNSERALQKADEALRWLELKDTTLQLVSEVMSEDLVPERMREDNQDGESSAGLSLKDFEDRWWNRLVQTGVLKEDGPKIPSVKTN; the protein is encoded by the exons ATGGAGATTTTCGGTAGCACCTTTGACGATTCGGTGTTCGAGGAATCAAGAGCGAAGCCGACTGTTGTTGCACTGTCGACTTACAATGCAAAGTTCTGTGAAGCAGAG TGGTTTGGGGAGAGCATCGACACAGAGGACATTTTGGAGGTGCAAAAGATCTTCAAATTTCGAGCTGATATGGCGTACAGGCGAAAAAACTTCCAG GAAGCTTTAAACGCCTACACTACCTGCCTCTCCTATATCCCTGACGGCAACCTGGCCATTCGACGGGACATAATGGAGGGAATGGCAAGGTGCTGTTGTCACCTGGGGAAGAGAGTGGAGGCCCTGGAGATCACAGAAACACTT AAAAATGAAGCCTCCAACACCTGTCACCTTACCGGTCTACTTCACCTGACTGCGAACGTCCACGAGCGCTTCGGAGACCTCAGGAGCCAGGCCACGTGTCTGCAGCAGCTGTGTTCTCTCCACCCCTACCACCAGTGGCACTGGATGAAGCTGGCAGAAAGCTACCTTCATCTTCTTCAGTCTCTGTCAACACCCTCAGGCTCCAGTCCTCTTCAACAGGGAGATGGTGTAGAGCCAAAGCCTGACTCTCAGACTGAGGAGCAACTGAAGGAAGAGCGTGACGGCGTTTGGCTCAAGGCCTGCATGTGTTTTGTCCGGGCCAG ACTCCTCCTCAGGGCATTAAAGGGCCAACAGTCATCCTTTGTTCTCCAGAACAGTGAGAGAGCCCTACAGAAGGCTGATGAGGCTCTACGTTGGCTGGAACTGAAAGACACCACACTACAACTAGTCTCTGAG GTGATGTCAGAAGATCTAGTtccagagagaatgagagaggacaACCAGGATGGAGAGAGCTCGGCAggtctctctctgaaggacttTGAAGACAGGTGGTGGAACAGACTGGTACAGACAGGAGTACTGAAGGAGGATGGACCTAAAATACCCTCTGTAAAGACCAACTAG